One genomic region from Kamptonema formosum PCC 6407 encodes:
- a CDS encoding NHLP family bacteriocin export ABC transporter peptidase/permease/ATPase subunit: MKKMLKMGFSKSKQPKIFKRVKTPTLLQMEAVECGAAALGIILRYYGRIVPLPELRTNCGVSRDGSKASNVLKAAKNYGMQAKGFKKQLAQLQEIQPPFIVFWNFNHFLVVEGFTKDRVYLNDPGTGPRSVSFEEFDQAYTGVVLLMEPGPEFKRGGRKPSIIRSLMERLKGSVGAIIYCILAGFFLVIPGLAISIFGQIFVDNILVENRYDWLRPLLIGIGITALIQASLTLLQLRYLRHLQIKLSVGMSSRFLWHILRLPVGFYAQRFAGEISNRAQLNTRVADVLSGQLAQTAIDVVMVIFYAAVMFAYDWVLTIISIFLAILNVSTLQWVAEKRKDSHMRLVQDQGKAAGVAIAGLQSIETIKSAALESDFFARWAGYYTKAENAQQELGISNQAITVLPNFITALTTLSLLIIGGLRVMDGHLSIGMLVAFQSLMALFQKPVNTLVSFGSTLQELEGDINQLDDVLDNEVDSQINLENPQNPFQVDAIPRTNGKLTNSAFKLAGYLELRNLTFGYSRIDAPLVENLSLSLRPGQRVALVGGSGSGKSTVAKTVAGLYEAWSGEILFDGIPRHKIPRSVLTNSLSMVEQDIFLFGGTVRENLTLWDSTIPKDQLLRACQDAAILDVVLAISGGIEGNLLEGAANLSGGQRQRLEIARALVNDPSILIMDEATSALDAETEKIIDQNLRRRGCTCLIVAHRLSTIRDCDEIILLDRGKVVQRGTHEEMRAVPGPYMRLIQSE; encoded by the coding sequence ATGAAAAAGATGTTAAAGATGGGATTTTCTAAATCAAAACAACCCAAAATCTTCAAGCGGGTAAAAACACCAACCTTATTACAAATGGAAGCGGTAGAGTGTGGTGCAGCCGCTTTGGGAATTATTCTGAGATATTATGGTCGGATCGTTCCTTTACCCGAACTGCGGACTAATTGCGGTGTCTCCCGTGATGGCAGTAAAGCATCGAATGTATTAAAAGCTGCTAAAAATTATGGAATGCAGGCGAAGGGATTTAAAAAACAACTTGCCCAACTTCAAGAAATTCAACCTCCCTTTATTGTATTTTGGAACTTCAACCATTTCCTAGTAGTTGAAGGATTTACAAAAGACCGTGTTTATCTCAACGATCCCGGCACTGGCCCTCGGAGTGTGAGTTTTGAGGAATTCGATCAGGCTTACACTGGCGTAGTTTTGCTGATGGAACCGGGCCCAGAGTTTAAACGTGGTGGCCGTAAACCTAGCATTATTCGCTCTTTAATGGAGCGTTTAAAAGGCTCAGTAGGGGCAATTATCTACTGTATTTTAGCTGGTTTTTTTCTTGTAATTCCGGGGTTGGCTATTTCCATTTTTGGTCAAATCTTTGTGGATAATATTCTCGTCGAAAATCGCTATGATTGGTTGCGACCCTTATTAATCGGCATAGGAATTACTGCCCTCATTCAAGCCAGTTTAACTCTGCTGCAATTGCGGTACTTAAGACATTTACAAATCAAACTATCTGTGGGGATGTCAAGCCGCTTTTTGTGGCATATTCTCCGCTTACCAGTGGGATTTTATGCTCAAAGGTTCGCGGGAGAAATTAGCAACCGCGCACAGTTAAATACCAGAGTTGCAGATGTATTATCTGGTCAGTTAGCCCAAACTGCGATCGATGTTGTGATGGTTATATTTTATGCAGCAGTGATGTTTGCCTATGACTGGGTACTGACTATAATCAGCATCTTCTTGGCAATCCTTAATGTCTCAACCTTGCAGTGGGTGGCAGAGAAACGCAAAGATAGTCACATGAGGTTAGTGCAAGATCAAGGAAAGGCAGCAGGTGTTGCCATTGCAGGGTTACAAAGTATTGAAACCATCAAATCCGCAGCCTTAGAATCAGACTTTTTTGCTCGTTGGGCTGGATATTATACGAAAGCAGAAAATGCTCAACAGGAACTCGGAATTAGCAACCAAGCTATCACTGTTTTACCCAATTTCATCACTGCCTTAACCACTCTGTCACTTCTTATTATTGGCGGGTTAAGGGTGATGGATGGACACCTAAGTATAGGGATGTTAGTTGCTTTTCAAAGTTTAATGGCTCTATTTCAGAAGCCAGTTAATACCTTAGTGAGTTTTGGTAGTACCCTTCAGGAGTTAGAGGGAGATATTAACCAATTAGATGATGTGCTAGATAATGAAGTTGATTCGCAGATTAACCTAGAAAATCCTCAAAATCCCTTTCAGGTTGACGCAATACCTCGTACAAATGGAAAATTAACTAATTCTGCCTTTAAATTGGCAGGATATCTCGAACTTCGCAATCTCACTTTTGGCTATTCACGAATTGACGCTCCTTTAGTTGAAAATCTTAGTCTCAGCTTGCGACCAGGTCAAAGAGTAGCCTTAGTAGGAGGGAGTGGTTCTGGTAAATCGACTGTTGCCAAAACAGTTGCAGGGTTATATGAAGCTTGGTCTGGAGAGATTTTATTTGATGGTATTCCTCGTCATAAAATCCCCCGTTCTGTGCTTACAAATTCTCTATCAATGGTTGAACAGGATATTTTTCTGTTTGGGGGAACCGTGCGTGAAAACTTAACTCTATGGGATAGTACAATTCCCAAAGATCAATTATTACGTGCTTGCCAAGATGCGGCGATTTTAGATGTGGTTTTAGCTATTTCTGGTGGTATTGAAGGGAATTTGCTTGAAGGTGCGGCAAACTTAAGTGGCGGACAGCGACAACGTTTAGAAATTGCCCGTGCTTTGGTAAACGATCCTTCGATCTTAATTATGGATGAAGCTACGAGTGCTTTAGATGCAGAAACTGAGAAAATTATCGATCAAAATCTTCGGCGGCGGGGTTGTACTTGTTTAATTGTTGCTCACCGTTTGAGTACGATTCGTGACTGTGATGAGATCATTCTCTTAGATCGAGGTAAGGTTGTACAGCGCGGTACTCATGAGGAAATGAGGGCAGTTCCCGGCCCTTATATGCGCTTGATTCAGTCTGAGTAA
- a CDS encoding NHLP bacteriocin system secretion protein, which yields MFTKDSKKRNIFRQESLERLSSPERLDQLMQVVGPKEWVPLSVLGGLVIVGLAWSIFGKIPITIDGRGIFIAPRQVVDFQSPISGQLKTLYVQAGQCIAKNERLATIDPSELKQRLKLAQDKQAQLQQQSNETSLLLNQGTRSEQDAIIASKISLQQRLLAAQSMTPMLQNKGLDAIAQQRQSLQQRLQDLQQMTPLIQSKGLDAIVRQRQSIQQQLRDTKSLTPTLKEKGLNTITEQRQSLQQRLENAKKLAPVLAERLEKRRQLFSEGAIPQDTLLEAEQEYFQKLESVAELKAELKDLDAREVEAQQQYLENLNQIGALQAKLKDIDVQEATTQQQYLNSLNQINEIQAQLKDLEVKETESQQRHLENLNQIRQTQADLQELETKAKRLEQDNLEQLNNKQNPIQDVRREIAQLQQQIIDNSEIRSPHAGCILEIMATEGQVVSPGTNLGSLNVTSRKGTIVGVSYFTVKDGKKVKPGMMIQITPDTVKRQRYGGIVGTVTSVSEFPITQKGVAAVIGNPDLVSGLIQNVSGGAGGENAGGAIVEVRAQLESDQTPSGYKWSSSQGPQLKITPGITTTARVRVEEQAPITFLLPVLREWTGVY from the coding sequence ATGTTTACTAAAGATAGCAAAAAACGAAATATTTTTCGCCAAGAATCTCTAGAGCGACTCTCTTCTCCAGAACGCCTCGATCAACTCATGCAAGTAGTTGGCCCCAAAGAATGGGTACCTTTAAGCGTTTTAGGAGGTTTAGTTATAGTCGGGTTAGCATGGAGTATCTTTGGCAAAATACCAATCACCATTGATGGACGCGGTATTTTTATTGCACCCCGTCAAGTAGTTGATTTTCAATCCCCAATTTCAGGGCAACTCAAAACATTATACGTTCAAGCCGGCCAATGTATTGCTAAAAATGAACGCTTAGCAACCATCGATCCCTCTGAACTAAAGCAGCGGCTAAAACTTGCTCAAGATAAACAAGCACAATTGCAACAGCAATCTAACGAAACATCTTTGCTCTTAAATCAGGGAACTCGTTCTGAACAAGATGCCATTATTGCTTCCAAAATTAGTCTTCAGCAACGTCTTTTAGCCGCTCAGTCTATGACTCCTATGCTGCAAAATAAAGGCTTAGATGCTATTGCCCAACAACGTCAGAGTCTACAACAAAGGTTACAGGATTTGCAACAAATGACACCTCTAATCCAAAGCAAAGGTTTAGATGCCATTGTCAGACAAAGACAAAGTATTCAACAGCAACTACGGGATACTAAATCACTCACTCCTACCCTCAAAGAAAAAGGCTTAAATACCATTACTGAACAGCGTCAGAGCCTGCAACAACGCTTAGAAAATGCTAAAAAACTAGCGCCAGTTTTAGCAGAAAGATTAGAAAAACGTCGGCAACTCTTCTCAGAAGGTGCCATCCCTCAAGATACTCTCCTCGAAGCAGAACAAGAATATTTTCAGAAATTAGAAAGCGTTGCAGAACTCAAGGCAGAATTAAAAGATTTAGATGCTCGTGAAGTGGAAGCACAACAGCAATATCTGGAAAATCTCAATCAGATTGGAGCGCTTCAGGCAAAACTCAAAGATATCGATGTTCAAGAAGCCACAACCCAACAACAATATCTCAATAGTCTCAATCAAATCAATGAAATTCAAGCACAACTTAAGGACTTGGAAGTCAAGGAAACAGAATCTCAACAACGACATCTAGAAAATCTCAATCAAATTCGTCAAACTCAAGCAGATTTGCAAGAATTGGAAACCAAAGCCAAGCGGTTAGAACAAGATAACTTAGAACAACTAAATAATAAACAAAATCCGATTCAGGATGTCCGTCGAGAAATTGCTCAATTGCAACAACAAATTATTGACAACAGCGAAATTCGCAGTCCTCACGCCGGCTGCATTTTAGAAATCATGGCTACAGAAGGACAAGTAGTTTCACCCGGTACTAATTTAGGTTCTTTGAATGTGACCAGCCGCAAAGGCACCATAGTTGGAGTTAGTTACTTTACAGTTAAAGATGGCAAAAAAGTGAAACCGGGGATGATGATTCAAATTACACCGGATACAGTTAAGCGGCAACGATATGGAGGAATTGTTGGCACTGTCACTTCAGTTTCCGAGTTTCCTATTACTCAAAAAGGTGTGGCAGCAGTGATTGGCAATCCCGATTTGGTTAGTGGATTAATTCAAAATGTCAGCGGCGGAGCAGGTGGAGAAAATGCAGGGGGGGCGATTGTAGAAGTCCGTGCCCAATTGGAATCAGATCAAACTCCCAGTGGTTATAAGTGGTCATCTTCCCAGGGCCCACAACTAAAAATTACCCCTGGGATTACCACCACTGCTAGAGTTCGGGTGGAAGAACAAGCGCCTATTACCTTTTTACTACCCGTTCTCCGGGAATGGACTGGTGTTTATTGA
- a CDS encoding cyclic nucleotide-binding domain-containing protein — protein MKTPQIVPETLAQFPFFSILNQRDLEWILHEGTPEKCQPGRVLIQEGHPVESLYLSISGTLAVTVSRQDGGEQELKRLFAGELMGEMSFLDNHLPSATIKVVEDSQVLSLSKTTLVRKLETDGDFASRFYHLLSLKLSDQLRGLSGLLTENQALPSEPLRKVLLVFAVLNDSDIAWMIAHGVPEKVIPNTVLIQQGKPVPAVYILLEGTLGIYISLTKNGITTEKEVAKSIKGEILGEMSFVEIGTASATVKVVENAWLLALPQSQLAAKLEEDRAFASRFYRAIAVVLSNRWRDRLMRRGFATLANDLTSMLSEEIDAEDELDFDVLEGTAIAGTRFDWMIRQLR, from the coding sequence ATGAAAACTCCGCAGATCGTCCCAGAAACTCTGGCTCAATTTCCCTTTTTTAGTATTTTAAATCAGAGGGATTTAGAATGGATTTTACATGAAGGCACCCCTGAAAAATGTCAACCGGGTCGAGTGCTGATCCAAGAAGGTCATCCAGTAGAATCACTCTATCTATCTATCTCAGGAACCCTAGCTGTTACCGTATCGCGCCAAGACGGAGGAGAACAAGAACTCAAGCGACTATTCGCCGGCGAACTAATGGGAGAAATGTCTTTTTTGGATAATCATTTACCTTCTGCTACCATCAAGGTAGTCGAAGATTCTCAGGTATTGTCACTATCCAAAACCACGCTGGTCCGCAAACTAGAAACAGATGGAGATTTTGCCTCTCGTTTCTATCATTTATTATCCTTAAAACTCTCGGATCAATTGCGCGGCTTATCAGGTTTACTAACGGAAAATCAAGCATTACCCAGCGAACCATTACGAAAAGTTCTACTTGTATTTGCCGTTCTCAATGATAGCGACATTGCTTGGATGATTGCTCACGGAGTACCCGAAAAAGTTATTCCTAATACTGTTCTCATCCAACAAGGAAAACCCGTACCTGCCGTTTACATTTTACTAGAAGGCACATTAGGTATTTATATTTCCCTTACCAAAAACGGAATCACAACAGAGAAAGAAGTCGCAAAGTCAATTAAAGGCGAAATCCTCGGTGAAATGTCTTTTGTAGAAATAGGCACCGCCTCAGCTACTGTCAAAGTAGTAGAAAATGCTTGGTTACTAGCTCTACCTCAATCACAATTAGCCGCCAAACTAGAGGAAGACAGAGCCTTTGCAAGTAGATTTTATCGAGCCATTGCTGTTGTCCTATCAAATCGTTGGCGCGATCGACTTATGCGTCGTGGATTTGCCACTCTCGCCAACGATCTTACTTCCATGCTCTCCGAAGAAATTGATGCCGAAGACGAGCTTGATTTTGATGTTTTAGAAGGAACTGCCATTGCCGGCACCCGCTTTGATTGGATGATTCGCCAGCTACGTTAA
- a CDS encoding glutathione binding-like protein, which produces MIEVYYWTTPNGHKITMFLEEVGVPYTLIPINIGAGDQFKPEFLKIAPNNRIPAIVDREPVDGGEPISVFESGAILLYLAEKTGKLIPGEIRDRLEVLQWLFWQMGGLGPMAGQNHHFSQYAPEKIPYAIARYVNETGRLYAVLNRRLSDREFVGGDYSIADIAIYPWIVPYALQGQKLEDFEHLQRWFEAIKARPATIRAYQQAEAFKTQAISIEESRNLLFNQSAKTVND; this is translated from the coding sequence ATGATTGAAGTTTATTACTGGACAACGCCCAACGGACATAAAATTACGATGTTTCTGGAGGAAGTCGGAGTACCTTATACGCTGATTCCGATTAATATTGGTGCAGGCGATCAGTTTAAACCGGAGTTTTTGAAGATTGCCCCTAACAATCGCATTCCTGCTATTGTCGATCGCGAACCTGTGGATGGTGGCGAACCAATTTCTGTGTTTGAGTCGGGGGCGATTTTGCTTTATTTGGCAGAAAAAACTGGGAAGTTGATCCCTGGCGAGATTCGCGATCGCCTCGAAGTTCTACAATGGCTATTCTGGCAGATGGGCGGTCTCGGGCCAATGGCCGGACAGAACCATCATTTCAGTCAGTATGCTCCCGAAAAAATTCCCTACGCGATCGCACGTTACGTGAATGAGACGGGACGTTTGTATGCTGTATTGAATCGGCGGTTAAGCGATCGCGAATTTGTTGGCGGTGACTATTCGATCGCCGATATTGCCATTTATCCCTGGATTGTACCCTATGCGCTCCAAGGTCAAAAACTAGAAGATTTTGAGCATTTGCAGCGTTGGTTTGAAGCGATTAAAGCCCGTCCCGCAACCATTCGAGCCTATCAGCAAGCAGAAGCTTTCAAAACTCAGGCAATTAGTATTGAAGAGTCGCGAAATTTGTTGTTTAATCAGTCTGCCAAAACAGTTAATGATTGA
- a CDS encoding DUF3285 domain-containing protein, which yields MSQSPLPVETDSVSATSTTPSGTAPQPSYVKLAMRNMVRKRATSLFHFCLTAIALLGILIGLAFIDRYFHP from the coding sequence ATGAGCCAATCGCCCTTACCCGTTGAAACCGACTCTGTGTCAGCCACCTCAACCACCCCGTCAGGAACAGCACCTCAACCGAGTTACGTCAAACTCGCCATGCGAAACATGGTTCGCAAGCGCGCAACCTCCCTATTTCATTTTTGCCTAACAGCGATCGCCCTGTTAGGGATACTAATTGGTTTAGCATTCATAGATCGCTATTTTCATCCCTAA
- the ybeY gene encoding rRNA maturation RNase YbeY has product MEIEVSVQDYFWEANESTSATISPKSIAEGQIHPETWETWFQTWLETLSPDIGPVPSCELSLRLTGDPEMQTLNSQYRQQNQPTDVLAFAALEVNCPHPQEMVASMPLYLGDIVISVDTAHRQAQQQHHPLTTELAWLAAHGFLHLLGWDHPDEDSLNSMLNQQEILLKTIGLTVQT; this is encoded by the coding sequence ATGGAAATCGAGGTGAGCGTACAGGACTATTTCTGGGAAGCTAACGAATCAACTTCAGCGACAATTAGCCCTAAGAGTATCGCCGAGGGACAGATTCACCCAGAAACCTGGGAAACCTGGTTTCAGACATGGCTAGAAACCCTTTCCCCAGACATTGGGCCAGTTCCCAGTTGCGAACTCAGCCTCCGCCTCACAGGAGACCCTGAAATGCAAACCCTCAACAGCCAATATCGGCAGCAAAATCAACCGACCGATGTACTAGCTTTTGCCGCTTTAGAGGTAAACTGTCCTCATCCCCAAGAAATGGTAGCATCCATGCCCCTGTATTTGGGTGATATAGTAATTTCGGTCGATACAGCTCACCGCCAAGCCCAGCAGCAACACCATCCCTTAACAACGGAGCTCGCATGGCTAGCGGCTCACGGTTTCTTGCATCTTTTGGGCTGGGATCACCCGGATGAAGATAGTTTGAATAGTATGCTCAATCAACAAGAAATATTGCTTAAAACGATTGGTCTTACCGTTCAAACATAA
- a CDS encoding diacylglycerol kinase family protein, with protein sequence MKLNESSISSERAEFIPDSDSSTQSLKACTKAVKHNRELSWQVASSLAISFKFAWAGLSYAFETQRNFRIHTVIGTLAIVLSIFLHLKPVEISVIGLTIGLVLALELLNTAIESVVDLTVQQTYHDLARIAKDCAAGSVLVSAMVSALVAATLLLPPLLALIQPVISH encoded by the coding sequence ATGAAATTAAATGAGTCGTCAATCTCCTCGGAGCGTGCAGAATTTATCCCCGATTCAGACTCTTCAACCCAAAGCCTGAAAGCGTGTACTAAAGCAGTGAAACATAACCGGGAACTATCCTGGCAAGTTGCCTCCAGTTTAGCAATTAGTTTTAAATTCGCCTGGGCGGGCCTAAGTTATGCTTTTGAAACTCAGCGGAATTTTCGCATTCACACTGTCATTGGCACCTTAGCAATTGTTTTAAGTATCTTTTTGCATCTAAAACCAGTAGAAATATCCGTAATTGGCTTAACAATCGGTTTAGTTTTAGCCCTAGAATTGCTAAATACCGCCATAGAATCAGTGGTAGACTTAACAGTTCAGCAAACCTACCACGACCTAGCTAGAATAGCGAAAGATTGTGCTGCTGGATCTGTGTTAGTTTCAGCAATGGTCTCTGCTCTCGTCGCAGCTACCCTGTTGCTGCCTCCTTTATTAGCCCTAATTCAACCAGTAATTAGCCATTAG
- a CDS encoding anthranilate synthase component II, with translation MIIVIDNYDSFTYNLVQYLGELGADLPVAAQVQVYRNDQISIEEIRQLQPAAIVISPGPGRPEDAGISLELIKELGSTMPILGVCLGHQSIGQVFGGNIVSAPTLMHGKTSPVLHAGIGVFEGVESPLTATRYHSLVIERESCPEVLEITAWVEDGTIMGVRHRQYPHIEGVQFHPESVLTTSGKQLLRNFLARLQN, from the coding sequence TTGATTATAGTCATCGATAACTACGACAGCTTCACCTATAATTTGGTGCAGTATTTAGGAGAATTGGGGGCAGATTTACCTGTAGCCGCCCAAGTGCAAGTCTACCGTAACGACCAAATCTCTATAGAAGAAATTCGCCAGTTGCAGCCAGCAGCAATTGTGATTTCTCCAGGGCCAGGACGACCAGAAGATGCCGGAATTTCTCTAGAATTGATTAAAGAATTAGGGTCAACCATGCCCATTTTAGGAGTTTGCCTCGGTCATCAAAGTATCGGTCAAGTTTTTGGGGGCAATATTGTTTCTGCACCCACTTTAATGCACGGTAAAACTTCTCCGGTTCTGCACGCAGGGATAGGAGTTTTTGAGGGGGTAGAATCGCCCTTAACTGCCACCCGCTACCACAGCCTAGTAATTGAACGAGAAAGTTGTCCAGAGGTTTTGGAAATTACAGCTTGGGTGGAAGATGGTACGATTATGGGCGTGCGTCATCGCCAATACCCGCATATCGAGGGAGTTCAATTTCACCCTGAAAGTGTATTGACAACTTCGGGGAAGCAATTGCTACGAAATTTCTTGGCAAGGCTTCAAAATTAA
- a CDS encoding MBL fold metallo-hydrolase, translating to MKRRQLMRYAQTSLLAALATTLPSGWQSYQAQTSNGLSVQWLGHTCFLFTGDGLKVLVNPFRPIGCTAGYRAPNVATDLILISSRLLDEGAIEGFSNNPGLLYEPGVFQFNGMRIEGINTQKDREGGRRFGMNVAWMWKQAGVKILHLGGIAGQIEIEQQILLGRPDLLLIPVGGGPKAYTPEEAKKTVELLKPKMVIPTHYKTPAADAAACDLVSLDDFLALMSGTPVRRIDRDTIALKPADLPDNGSVIEVLSYRF from the coding sequence ATGAAACGGCGACAATTAATGCGTTACGCACAGACAAGTTTACTAGCAGCTTTAGCAACTACCTTACCTTCAGGATGGCAAAGCTATCAAGCACAAACCAGCAATGGTTTGTCCGTGCAATGGTTAGGGCATACTTGCTTTTTATTCACTGGCGACGGTCTAAAAGTGCTGGTAAATCCATTCCGTCCAATCGGTTGTACGGCGGGATACCGCGCTCCCAATGTGGCTACAGATTTAATTCTGATTAGCAGCAGATTATTAGATGAAGGCGCGATCGAGGGATTTTCAAATAATCCGGGACTCCTTTACGAACCGGGAGTTTTTCAGTTTAATGGGATGCGGATTGAGGGTATTAATACACAGAAAGATCGCGAAGGGGGACGGCGTTTTGGGATGAATGTGGCTTGGATGTGGAAGCAGGCGGGTGTCAAAATTCTACACTTGGGGGGAATTGCCGGACAAATTGAAATTGAACAACAAATCTTGCTCGGACGGCCAGATTTGCTGTTAATTCCTGTGGGAGGCGGCCCCAAGGCTTATACTCCTGAAGAGGCGAAAAAAACTGTGGAACTTCTGAAACCCAAAATGGTGATTCCCACTCATTACAAAACCCCAGCAGCGGATGCAGCGGCCTGCGATTTGGTATCGCTAGATGACTTTTTAGCGCTAATGAGTGGCACTCCTGTGCGCCGCATAGATCGGGATACGATCGCGCTTAAACCTGCTGATTTACCTGATAATGGGTCGGTAATTGAAGTTTTAAGTTACAGGTTTTAA
- a CDS encoding GlsB/YeaQ/YmgE family stress response membrane protein: MGIIAWIVLGLIAGAIAKAIYPGHQGGGFLATTVLGILGALAGGYLGQVLLGTSAGASYGALTIPSVAFAVIGAVVLLFIWGLLTQRAA, encoded by the coding sequence ATGGGAATTATTGCTTGGATTGTATTAGGTTTAATTGCTGGCGCGATCGCCAAAGCCATTTATCCAGGTCATCAAGGCGGCGGCTTTCTAGCAACAACTGTTTTAGGAATTTTGGGTGCTCTAGCTGGCGGTTATCTTGGTCAAGTCCTTTTAGGAACTAGCGCGGGTGCATCCTACGGAGCTTTGACCATCCCTAGTGTAGCATTTGCAGTCATCGGTGCAGTCGTGCTGCTGTTCATCTGGGGTTTGTTAACTCAGCGTGCTGCGTAA
- a CDS encoding tetratricopeptide repeat protein, whose product MDLSLCMIVKNEEMALPLALSSVKEVVDEIVVVDTGSSDRTPEIARRFGARVYSFEWCHDFAAARNHSLQYARGEWILVLDADEVLASEIVPHLKQAIKSDRHLLINLIRQEIGAVQSPYSLVSRLFRNHPKIRFSRPYHAMVDDSVGEIMTWELQWKIGSLPGVAILHSGYQAGAIAAKGKLQKAREAMESYIAQHPNDPYVCSKLGALYVEIGEVQRGIALLKRGLTAISIDTYVLYELHYHLAIAYRQQQQFDKAKEHYQTALKLEILPQLKLGAYNNLANLLKDEGNLGGAKSLYEMTLQIDPNFVAGYYNLGMTLKAQGKLEAAIATYQQAIALNPDSAEAYQNLGVVFLKVGNVAESVAAFKKAIALHDEHSNPIEAERLRGGLREMGLM is encoded by the coding sequence ATGGATCTAAGCTTGTGCATGATTGTCAAAAATGAGGAAATGGCGCTACCCCTGGCGCTAAGCAGCGTTAAAGAGGTTGTGGATGAAATTGTGGTGGTGGATACGGGTTCGAGCGATCGCACCCCGGAAATCGCTAGAAGATTCGGCGCGCGGGTTTATAGCTTTGAATGGTGTCACGACTTTGCGGCGGCGCGAAATCACTCTCTCCAGTATGCTCGTGGTGAGTGGATTTTGGTGTTGGATGCTGATGAAGTGCTGGCTTCGGAGATTGTCCCACACCTGAAGCAGGCGATTAAGAGCGATCGCCACTTGCTAATTAATCTGATCCGCCAAGAAATCGGTGCAGTACAATCTCCTTACTCCTTGGTGTCGCGCTTATTCCGCAACCATCCCAAGATCCGCTTTTCTCGACCTTATCATGCAATGGTAGATGACAGCGTTGGGGAGATTATGACCTGGGAACTGCAATGGAAAATAGGTTCTCTCCCTGGCGTGGCGATTTTACACTCTGGATATCAAGCTGGTGCGATCGCTGCTAAAGGTAAACTTCAAAAAGCTCGGGAAGCGATGGAAAGTTATATCGCTCAACATCCAAATGACCCCTATGTATGCAGCAAGTTAGGTGCTTTGTACGTGGAAATTGGGGAAGTTCAGCGAGGGATAGCACTATTAAAACGAGGCTTGACCGCGATCTCTATAGATACTTATGTACTCTATGAACTGCACTATCATCTAGCCATTGCCTATCGTCAACAACAACAGTTTGACAAAGCAAAGGAACATTATCAAACCGCACTTAAATTAGAGATTTTACCTCAGTTAAAATTGGGAGCTTACAATAATTTAGCCAATTTACTCAAGGATGAGGGCAATCTGGGTGGTGCAAAAAGTCTTTACGAGATGACTTTGCAAATTGACCCCAATTTTGTTGCTGGTTATTATAATTTGGGCATGACACTGAAAGCTCAGGGAAAATTAGAGGCTGCGATCGCGACTTATCAGCAAGCGATCGCTCTCAATCCTGACTCTGCGGAAGCTTACCAAAATTTGGGCGTTGTTTTCCTCAAAGTTGGGAATGTGGCGGAAAGTGTAGCGGCGTTTAAGAAAGCGATCGCGCTTCATGACGAACACAGCAACCCTATAGAAGCTGAACGGCTGCGCGGGGGATTGCGAGAAATGGGTTTGATGTAA
- the tnpA gene encoding IS200/IS605 family transposase encodes MLPLPEYKTHNHVKFLLNYHFVFIPKRRRPVLVDNVATRTRQIFLDLAIEKGWDILALEVAPDHVHLFVAVKPTDTPALVVKAFKGRSSNYLRKEFPHLLKLPSLWTSSYFVSTAGNISSEVVKKYIEDPHHAAN; translated from the coding sequence ATGCTGCCCCTGCCGGAATATAAAACCCATAACCACGTTAAGTTCCTGCTGAATTACCATTTTGTGTTTATCCCTAAGCGTCGCCGCCCAGTTTTAGTGGATAATGTAGCAACTAGAACCCGTCAGATATTTTTAGATTTGGCGATAGAGAAAGGTTGGGACATTTTGGCTTTGGAGGTCGCGCCAGATCATGTGCATTTATTTGTAGCGGTTAAACCCACAGACACTCCGGCATTAGTGGTCAAAGCTTTTAAAGGAAGGTCGAGTAATTACCTGAGAAAAGAGTTTCCACATTTACTAAAGTTACCTAGTTTGTGGACGAGTAGCTATTTTGTAAGTACCGCAGGTAATATTAGTAGTGAAGTGGTTAAGAAATATATTGAAGATCCACACCATGCCGCCAATTAA